The following proteins are co-located in the Megalobrama amblycephala isolate DHTTF-2021 linkage group LG12, ASM1881202v1, whole genome shotgun sequence genome:
- the LOC125280578 gene encoding uncharacterized protein LOC125280578 isoform X1 produces MYIASDLLIFSFGFTMLKFISCYSDGSILDDQCGVIKINVNHFNIPPQTTEAPFEVDWTAEGNESRKVTLSATSDHFRGFMLDLRNCDGRFNFSLVAQDNNHLICGDRVMTQSNNLRKTSVSGLWTPESTRQCLFRAVFIKEFSMFWEKDFTVPSTTPPPTDSPTYSHSQSTGTPTTPGTPEPNSANPTTSPSKFTTTSKINSVTPPSHPQCVQYLRCILALLLFSRMCFLRGSSLLIIIRPDLKKMAILNASVLELACKTVAVILVLIKTIKYECVYKCAGVQTVFTALTVAAMVSSLLHTITVSLRCGPSHELRKYWLYAIIIVDLMNTIITTTAIIFRTWCFEERWLPILMGVYVVWEIMLYLGLVCVEQMEKYQTRKKVGNQNHNLDKRISPRFFMFIIFTVFHVMLTIALMTGVSLVRIMN; encoded by the exons ATGTATATTGCGAGCGATCTCCTTATCTTCTCATTTGGATTTACCATGCTGAAGTTCATCTCCTGTTACAGCGATGGTTCAATATTGGATGATCAGTGTGGTgtaattaagattaatgttaatcattttaacatACCACCACAAACCACTGAAGCCCCTTTCGAGGTAGATTGGACTGCGGAAGGGAACGAGTCCAGGAAAG TGACGCTTTCGGCTACATCGGATCATTTTAGAGGTTTCATGTTGGATCTTCGTAATTGTGATGGTAGATTTAACTTTAGTTTGGTTGCCCAGGACAACAACCACCTCATCTGTGGC GACCGTGTCATGACTCAGTCAAATAACCTAAGGAAAACGTCAGTCAGCGGGTTGTGGACGCCAGAATCGACAAGACAATGTTTGTTCAG AGCTGTATTTATTAAAGAgttcagtatgttttgggaaaaAGATTTCACAGTCCCGTCCACAACACCGCCGCCCACAGATTCACCAACCTATTCACATTCACAGTCTACAG GCACACCCACAACACCAGGGACCCCTGAACCCAACAGTGCAAACCCAACTACAAGCCCATCAAAATTTACAACAACATCAAAAATAAACTCAG TCACACCACCATCACATCCTCAGTGTGTGCAATATCTG AGATGTATTTTAGCACTGTTATTGTTCAGTCGAATGTGTTTTCTTCGAGGCTCTTCTCTCCTGATTATCATTAGACCAGATTTGAAAAAAATG GCCATCTTGAATGCATCTGTCCTTGAACTAGCATGCAAAACTGTTGCTGTCATCCTTGtactaataaaaacaattaaa TATGAGTGCGTGTACAAGTGTGCTGGTGTGCAGACTGTGTTTACCGCTTTGACAGTGGCTGCCATGGTTTCAAGCCTGCTGCACACCATCACTGTTTCCCTTCGTTGTGGACCAAGCCATGAATT AAGGAAGTATTGGCTCTATGCCATCATAATAGTTGACCTAATGAACACTATCATTACAA CCACTGCAATCATTTTTCGAACGTGGTGCTTTGAAGAACGCTGGCTGCCAATATTAATGGGAGTTTATGTTGTTTGGGAGATCATGCTGTACCTTGGCTTAGTTTGTGTTGAACAGATGGAAAAATACCagacgagaaaaaaagttggaa ATCAGAATCATAATCTGGACAAGAGG aTATCCCCAaggttttttatgtttataatcTTTACAGTATTTCATGTAATGTTGACAATTGCACTTATGACAGGAGTGTCTTTGGTCAGAATAATGAATTGA
- the LOC125280578 gene encoding uncharacterized protein LOC125280578 isoform X2, whose protein sequence is MYIASDLLIFSFGFTMLKFISCYSDGSILDDQCGVIKINVNHFNIPPQTTEAPFEVDWTAEGNESRKVTLSATSDHFRGFMLDLRNCDGRFNFSLVAQDNNHLICGDRVMTQSNNLRKTSVSGLWTPESTRQCLFRAVFIKEFSMFWEKDFTVPSTTPPPTDSPTYSHSQSTVTPPSHPQCVQYLRCILALLLFSRMCFLRGSSLLIIIRPDLKKMAILNASVLELACKTVAVILVLIKTIKYECVYKCAGVQTVFTALTVAAMVSSLLHTITVSLRCGPSHELRKYWLYAIIIVDLMNTIITTTAIIFRTWCFEERWLPILMGVYVVWEIMLYLGLVCVEQMEKYQTRKKVGNQNHNLDKRISPRFFMFIIFTVFHVMLTIALMTGVSLVRIMN, encoded by the exons ATGTATATTGCGAGCGATCTCCTTATCTTCTCATTTGGATTTACCATGCTGAAGTTCATCTCCTGTTACAGCGATGGTTCAATATTGGATGATCAGTGTGGTgtaattaagattaatgttaatcattttaacatACCACCACAAACCACTGAAGCCCCTTTCGAGGTAGATTGGACTGCGGAAGGGAACGAGTCCAGGAAAG TGACGCTTTCGGCTACATCGGATCATTTTAGAGGTTTCATGTTGGATCTTCGTAATTGTGATGGTAGATTTAACTTTAGTTTGGTTGCCCAGGACAACAACCACCTCATCTGTGGC GACCGTGTCATGACTCAGTCAAATAACCTAAGGAAAACGTCAGTCAGCGGGTTGTGGACGCCAGAATCGACAAGACAATGTTTGTTCAG AGCTGTATTTATTAAAGAgttcagtatgttttgggaaaaAGATTTCACAGTCCCGTCCACAACACCGCCGCCCACAGATTCACCAACCTATTCACATTCACAGTCTACAG TCACACCACCATCACATCCTCAGTGTGTGCAATATCTG AGATGTATTTTAGCACTGTTATTGTTCAGTCGAATGTGTTTTCTTCGAGGCTCTTCTCTCCTGATTATCATTAGACCAGATTTGAAAAAAATG GCCATCTTGAATGCATCTGTCCTTGAACTAGCATGCAAAACTGTTGCTGTCATCCTTGtactaataaaaacaattaaa TATGAGTGCGTGTACAAGTGTGCTGGTGTGCAGACTGTGTTTACCGCTTTGACAGTGGCTGCCATGGTTTCAAGCCTGCTGCACACCATCACTGTTTCCCTTCGTTGTGGACCAAGCCATGAATT AAGGAAGTATTGGCTCTATGCCATCATAATAGTTGACCTAATGAACACTATCATTACAA CCACTGCAATCATTTTTCGAACGTGGTGCTTTGAAGAACGCTGGCTGCCAATATTAATGGGAGTTTATGTTGTTTGGGAGATCATGCTGTACCTTGGCTTAGTTTGTGTTGAACAGATGGAAAAATACCagacgagaaaaaaagttggaa ATCAGAATCATAATCTGGACAAGAGG aTATCCCCAaggttttttatgtttataatcTTTACAGTATTTCATGTAATGTTGACAATTGCACTTATGACAGGAGTGTCTTTGGTCAGAATAATGAATTGA
- the si:dkeyp-82a1.6 gene encoding torsin-1A-interacting protein 2 yields the protein MDSGDSKENGSTTRRRSTRHAPRPALYSADLKPRPPLKRSRNMREDDEASRAVNGSKESEESKNHEKEDDDETPVKMQKLGETEKASDTNESGDGFKHADVEMGEDEDQDQDMNSDEEDGEDCEPSLKVDSSAQSGTVEKHPACAWGENLKHEGRPNQTLGNQMPIRQITMDAKIHKTKTGTENFRPNTTSLDPASLRTVPLEILQDASRMRNKNSLNQNLITEKDKNAPCPGNWNRCPPKPPMINVYQTFKRPIANQTAQHKKMELKNLQKPVISKTSPVSSSRGWLWYMCKILLRFLILAGLLIALGFLAYKIFLWSYLPQTDRSHSETKEKFDLELTALKKRFPGQHKEFWIRSGKHLKSHLGTINPTEPVSVILTAGLQAERTLSCLAQDLAMAYSKFRNASILEIDGTTKSAKDSDQVKLEIDEALKEAFEGDKPAAVVHRFEELPPGSTLIFYRYCDHENAAYKKVFLVFTVMLSVNAIDQDANLSVVEDMVYDHIKQKFVSSDTSAKFNQMDVDKLSGLWSRISHVILPVAPVEKIEQQGCRD from the exons ATGGATTCGGGTGATTCTAAAGAAAATGGATCTACAACGAGGAGGAGAAGCACCAGACATGCACCTAGGCCAG CTTTATACAGTGCTGATCTTAAACCCAGACCCCCACTAAAAAGATCCCGGAATATGAGGGAAGATGATGAGGCATCCAGAGCTGTCAATGGATCCAAGGAGTCCGAAGAGTCCAAGAACCACGAGAAGGAGGATGATGATG AAACCCCTGTTAAGATGCAAAAGCTTGGCGAGACAGAGAAAGCAAGTGATACAAATGAGAGCGGTGATGGATTTAAACACGCAGATGTGGAGATGGGTGAGGATGAAGACCAGGATCAAGATATGAACTCCGATGAGGAGGATGGGGAGGACTGTGAGCCTAGTTTAAAAG TGGATTCCTCAGCCCAGTCTGGGACAGTAGAAAAGCATCCTGCCTGTGCATGGGGAGAAAATCTGAAACATGAGGGGAGACCAAACCAAACCCTGGGCAACCAAATGCCCATTCGTCAAATAACTATGGATGCTAAGATCCACAAAACTAAAACTGGAACAGAAAATTTCAGACCAAACACAACATCTTTAG ATCCCGCTAGTTTGCGGACTGTACCACTGGAAATCCTACAAGATGCTTCAAGAATGAGAAATAAGAATAGCCTGAATCAGAATCTCATTACAGAGAAAGACAAAA ATGCCCCTTGTCCTGGGAACTGGAACAGATGCCCACCTAAACCCCCGATGATCAACGTCTACCAAACATTTAAACGTCCCATTGCAAATCAAACCGCTCAACACAAAAAAATGg AACTGAAGAATTTGCAGAAACCAGTCATCTCAAAAACAAGTCCAGTCTCTTCCTCTCGAG GCTGGTTGTGGTACATGTGCAAGATTCTTCTGCGGTTTCTGATACTGGCAGGATTGCTGATTGCTTTGGGCTTTTTAGCCTATAAGATATTTCTATGGTCATATTTGCCTCAAACTGACAGGTCCCATTCTGAAACAAAGGAGAAATTTGATCTGGAATTAACTGCTTTAAAGAAACGTTTCCCCGGTCAACATAAAGAGTTCTGGATTAGGAGTGGGAAACATCTTAAGAGTCACCTGGGCACAATCAATCCCACTGAACCGGTCAGCGTAATTCTGACTGCTGGCCTTCAGGCTGAAAGGACGTTGAGCTGCCTTGCTCAAGACTTAGCCATGGCGTACTCCAAATTCCGTAACGCTTCAATCTTAGAAATCGATGGGACCACCAAAAGCGCAAAAGACAGTGATCAGGTCAAGCTGGAGATAGATGAGGCGCTGAAGGAAGCTTTTGAAGGTGATAAACCTGCAGCTGTTGTGCACCGTTTTGAGGAGCTCCCTCCTGGATCTACTCTCATTTTCTATCGTTACTGTGACCACGAGAATGCAGCTTACAAAAAGGTTTTCCTTGTCTTCACTGTGATGCTTTCGGTGAATGCCATAGACCAAGATGCCAATCTGAGTGTAGTGGAGGACATGGTGTATGACCACATAAAGCAGAAGTTTGTCTCCTCAGATACATCTGCTAAGTTTAATCAAATGGACGTGGATAAACTGAGTGGATTGTGGAGCAGAatttctcacgtcatcctgccGGTGGCTCCAGTGGAGAAAATTGAACAGCAGGGATGTAGGGACTAA